AAACACCAGATGCTCCGCCACACCGCTTTGCAGCTGATTGATGGTTTGCTTGATTTCAGGCAGATGGCGGTGCCCTGCTACTCCATAAGCTTTAAAATTATCTCCCGCTTCGCAAAACAAATTGGCCACAGAAGCTCCCCTGCCCGCACCGGAAACACCTGATTTACAGTCCGCAATCAAAGGTTTTCCTGCCTGCAATATCCCTGCTTTTAGCAAAGGCAAAAGCGGCAGCGACACACAAGTGGGATAGCAGCCGGGTACGGCAATCAGGCGCGCTTTGCGGATGGCATCATGGTTCATTTCACATAAACCGTAAACCGCTTCCCGTAAAATATCCGTGCTGCTGTGTGTATGTTTGTACCATTTTTCCCAAACCGGCACATCTTGCAAACGAAAATCGGCAGATAAATCAATCACCCGCACCCCTTTTTCCAAAAGCGCCGACGCTTCTTTCATGGCCACGCCGTGCGGTGTTGCAAAGAATACCGCCTCACATTGGCTCAAATCCGCCTCATCCGGCGCTTGGAACGCCAAATCATAAACGCCACGCAAACTCGGAAAATAATCGGCAATATGTACTCCCGCCTCTCCCCGGCTGGTAATTACCGAAACTTCCACATCGGGATGCAATGCCAAAAGCCGTAAAAGCTCCACTCCCGTGTAGCCGGTGGCGCCGACAATACCGACTTTGATTTTTTGCGCTGCTGCCATTACTTTTCCTTTATATCTGATTTTTACTTATATAACCTGAAACTTAAATTCATTAGACTAAATCACCAGCTGATTTCGGCTGATGCCTGTCTGAAAATCCACCGCCATTATAATAGAATGTTTCAGCATCAAGCATCCGTCAGCCCAACCACATTAGTGCCTGTCTGAAAAAATCAGTTTCAGACAGGCATGGAAACGGCAAATCCGCTAAAATAAAGCCTTTCCCATTTTAGGCAGAAGCTCATGCACACCATACCGCTTCATACCCATATTGCCGTTGTCGGCGCAGGCCCTGTCGGCGTATTGTGCGCCCTGCTTTTGGCGCAACAGGACAAACGCGTTTTGCTCATTGAGGCGCGTCCGGCCAACACCCATATTCAAGACCGCCGCACTTTGGCCTTGTCGTTCAACAGCATTCAAGCGTTCTCAGAAGCGGGTATTGCTTGGCCTGAAAATGAATCCACTCCGATAACAAACGTGCATATTTCCCAACAGCACCATTTCGGCCGGACGCTGCTGCGCGCCGCCGATATGCAAACGCCTTATCTGGGAAAAACCTGCGATTACGCTACTCTGATGCAGGCCTGCGAAGCCGCTCTTAACCGGCCCGATCTAACTGTTTTATGGGATACGCGCCTACAAAACATCCGCACACTCGATCACTTTGCCGAGCTGCAAATCGAGCACCAAACACACACCCACACCCTCACAGCCGATTGGGTTATTTTGGCCGAAGGCGGCATGCTGGCCGAAACCCTGCCCGGCATCCGGCGCCACAATCATGACTACAGGCAAAGTGCCTTGGTTACCACGCTTGAATTCGATCAGCCTCAAAACGGCACGGCCTACGAGCGCTTTGCAGACACAGGCCCGTTCGCCCTGCTGCCTTACCGGGATGCTTACCGTTTGGTTTGGACGCGTTCTCCCGAAGACGCACAAAAGCTTAAAGATGCCCCGTTTGAAGATTTTGCGGCCGAGTTCGAACAAACTTTCGGTAAGCGCCTCGGCAAATTGCGCTCACGGGGAGACGCTGCCGTATTCCCGCTGCACCTCAAACAGCTCAACAAAGTATACAGCGGGCGCGTTATCTGTATCGGCAACGCCGCACAAACCATGCACCCGGTAGCGGCACAGGGGCTGAACCTCGGGGTGCGGGATGCCATTGCGCTGGCAAAACAGTTTGCCGAACCCAACAGCCTGAAAAACACAAAGCTGGCGCAGCAATACGCAGCAGGCCGACGCATCGACGCTCATGCCATAGTCGGTTTCACCCACAGCCTGGTTACTTTGTTCGACCATCCGAACACCATATTGCAGCTTGGCCGCGGCGGCGTGATGAGCATGCTCGACAGCATTCCTGCCTTACGCAAAAAATTTACCGAGCATTTGATTTTCGGTTTATAGGCCTGTCTGAAAACCGGTGCCGGCAGCATACCCTTTCAGCCGAGCCGCAAACCGAAACACAGATCTCCAACCCACATAAACACACCATATGAACATAGAAAACCACACCCCCGACAATCTGTTCGCCCCAATCGGCCCATACAGCCATTTCAGCAAAGCCGGCAATTTCATCCAAATATCCGGCACACCCGGCGTTGACCCGAATACCGGAGAAATGGCCGGCAGCGACGCTTACAGCCAGGCCAAACAGATTCTGCTTAATTTCCAAACCATGCTCGACAGCATAGGCTTGGATTTGCACCACATCCTGCACATCCATGTATTTTTGAAAAATGTTGACGATTTTACCGAGATGAACCGTGCATACAGCGAACTGTTCCGCAAACATCTGCCCGCGCGCACCGTTATCTGCGTTGCAGACCTCCCGAAAAAAGGCGCGTTGATGACCATGAACGCCACCGCCGTCGAACCCTCTTGAAAGCGCTTGTATGAATGCTTCCACACTTTACGATGCCGTGATTATCGGCGGCGGCCTGGTTGGTGCAGCGGCGGCCGTTGTCCTTAAAAAACAAGGCAAACATGTTGCCTTGTTGGAATTGCGCCTGCCTGAAAGCGACCCTGCCAAGCTGCAAAACGGCTGGGATGCACGCATTTATGCCATCAGCCCGGCCAACCGCCACTTCCTGCAATCTTTAAACGCCTGGCCGGATGAAGCCCGCGTTCAAGCCGTAAAACGGATGGAAGTTCGCGGCGACAACGGCGGCAAAATCGAATTCAGTGCCGACGCGATTCATGTCGACCGCTTGACCAGCATTGTTGAAAACCGTTGGTTACTGGCTGCTTTATGGCAACAAATCAAAGCACTGGATGTTCCCGTGATCAACGAAGCCGCAGCTGAATTGCACACCGATATCCATAAGGCCTGTCTGAAACTGGCAAACGGCGACACCATCAAAACCAAGCTGGTTATCGGCGCGGACGGCGCCGAATCGTGGGTACGTCTTCAGACAGGCATCAACGCGCAGGAAGACGCCTACGGCCATCACGGCGTAGTATCCAATTTCCACACCGAAATCCATCACAAAGGCACCGCATTCCAATGGTTTAAAGGCGGCGAAGTGCTCGCTTACCTGCCTCTGCCCGGCAACACCATATCCATCGTTTGGAGCACGGCACAGCCGGAGAAACTTACCGCCCTCCCGCCCGAAGCCCTAGCCGAAACCGTTACCGCACAAGGCGGAAACGTGTTGGGCAAACTCTCGCCGCTGTCTCCGGCTTTTGCTTTTCCGCTGGTTTTGCGCCGCCCCGAAACCACCGTATCCCAACGCGTTTTGTTAATGGGCGATGCGGCGCATACCATCCATCCGCTGGCCGGACAAGGTGTCAATCTCGGCTTCGGCGACGTAATCGAATTCGCCCGACTTGCAGAAAAAGCCGCAGATACGGGCGCCTACCAACTGCTCAAACAATATGCGCAAAACCGTCTCGAACCCGTTCGCACCATGCAGCTCGGCTGCGACGGCCTGTTCAAACTGTTCGGCAACGAAACCCTGCCCGGCCTACCCCGGCTGCGCAACAGCGGGTTGAGTTTGGTAAACGATATGAATTGGATCAAAAACCGGCTCATCCGCCATGCAATGGGTTTGTGACGGATACAAAGCAATGCCTGTCTGAAACTATTTTTCAGACAGGCATTTTTATTTGAGAAACTGATGAGATGAATTTTTATTTCAAAAAATCATATAACTATTTAAAAATTTTGTAATACAGCTGCAAGTGGACAGTACAATGCATGAGCACATGCAGCAACAGTCATTACAGGTGCGGGAGCTGATGCAATCAATGGCTATGCAGGTAAAATGGGGACTACACATAATATTGGCCGTTGATATGGTTTTTCACCGAATTTAAAAAAATGATGGTTTTAAAAAGTATGTAGCGGCGCTAAGCCTGACTGGCGATACATTCTGCTGAAGGGAATAGTGATGGCAATTTATTTGTGCAGTGTGATTTTTTCTTTTTTTGGCTGGGTGTGCGGTCTTATTCACACAAAAAAGCATGGGCAGCGGTACTTATCGTAATAACAGCTATCTTGGGGCTTTTGTGGACGTTTGTTGCTTGGTACGATGTACTGCATACCCACCCTCAAGATAAAATGCGACTTTGGCTGCTCTTGGGTTGCCATTCATTA
This portion of the Neisseria canis genome encodes:
- the argC gene encoding N-acetyl-gamma-glutamyl-phosphate reductase is translated as MAAAQKIKVGIVGATGYTGVELLRLLALHPDVEVSVITSRGEAGVHIADYFPSLRGVYDLAFQAPDEADLSQCEAVFFATPHGVAMKEASALLEKGVRVIDLSADFRLQDVPVWEKWYKHTHSSTDILREAVYGLCEMNHDAIRKARLIAVPGCYPTCVSLPLLPLLKAGILQAGKPLIADCKSGVSGAGRGASVANLFCEAGDNFKAYGVAGHRHLPEIKQTINQLQSGVAEHLVFVPHLTPMIRGMHATTYVHLQENIDPHQLLSNFYRNSKFVDVMPYGATPETRSVRGANICRISVQQAPESDVWVLMSVQDNLVKGAAGQAIQNLNIMFGFAEDAGLQALSLLP
- a CDS encoding FAD-dependent monooxygenase → MHTIPLHTHIAVVGAGPVGVLCALLLAQQDKRVLLIEARPANTHIQDRRTLALSFNSIQAFSEAGIAWPENESTPITNVHISQQHHFGRTLLRAADMQTPYLGKTCDYATLMQACEAALNRPDLTVLWDTRLQNIRTLDHFAELQIEHQTHTHTLTADWVILAEGGMLAETLPGIRRHNHDYRQSALVTTLEFDQPQNGTAYERFADTGPFALLPYRDAYRLVWTRSPEDAQKLKDAPFEDFAAEFEQTFGKRLGKLRSRGDAAVFPLHLKQLNKVYSGRVICIGNAAQTMHPVAAQGLNLGVRDAIALAKQFAEPNSLKNTKLAQQYAAGRRIDAHAIVGFTHSLVTLFDHPNTILQLGRGGVMSMLDSIPALRKKFTEHLIFGL
- a CDS encoding RidA family protein: MNIENHTPDNLFAPIGPYSHFSKAGNFIQISGTPGVDPNTGEMAGSDAYSQAKQILLNFQTMLDSIGLDLHHILHIHVFLKNVDDFTEMNRAYSELFRKHLPARTVICVADLPKKGALMTMNATAVEPS
- a CDS encoding FAD-dependent monooxygenase encodes the protein MNASTLYDAVIIGGGLVGAAAAVVLKKQGKHVALLELRLPESDPAKLQNGWDARIYAISPANRHFLQSLNAWPDEARVQAVKRMEVRGDNGGKIEFSADAIHVDRLTSIVENRWLLAALWQQIKALDVPVINEAAAELHTDIHKACLKLANGDTIKTKLVIGADGAESWVRLQTGINAQEDAYGHHGVVSNFHTEIHHKGTAFQWFKGGEVLAYLPLPGNTISIVWSTAQPEKLTALPPEALAETVTAQGGNVLGKLSPLSPAFAFPLVLRRPETTVSQRVLLMGDAAHTIHPLAGQGVNLGFGDVIEFARLAEKAADTGAYQLLKQYAQNRLEPVRTMQLGCDGLFKLFGNETLPGLPRLRNSGLSLVNDMNWIKNRLIRHAMGL